A genomic window from Ascaphus truei isolate aAscTru1 chromosome 1, aAscTru1.hap1, whole genome shotgun sequence includes:
- the LOC142467750 gene encoding uncharacterized protein LOC142467750, with the protein MDRGALPATSMDRGALPTTSMDRGALPTTSMDRGALPTTSMDRGALPTTSMDRGALPTTSMDRGALPTTSMDRGALPTTSMDRGALPTTSMDRGALPTTSMDRGALPTTSMDSGALPTTSMDRGALSTTSMDRGALPTISMDPRLLSFPVIVPERLEIKSEEEDPNTEEHLTPIMGEVDTFPVGENFVNDEQNWSSALSRSWLIHRSPEVPKTNDSCHMLDTCKKPVPHDEFTGLVQHTAHTDSKYGSSKRYDRDSKRSCGAQLFVCCKCGKSFSLDRDLLTHPCDDTRDQTFTCTDYGKSFSLKGKFLSHQKIHTVEKYFNCTVWGERFSWKSHFCNHESIYTGEKRFTCTECVKQSSTQCHLNQLERIHTGEKPFTCTVCGKQLSSQSSLHQHERIHTGEKPFTCTECEKNFSQKCNLLKHQKIHTGEKEFTCKECGKQFSTRKDLTDHERIHTGENPFTCTECGKQFSTRCNLNQHNKIHTGEKPFTCTECGKSFSRKSFLLKHERIHTGEKPFTCTECGKQFNTQSHLCQHNRIHTGEKPFTCTACGKQFNSQSYLLEHKRIHTGEKPFACTECGKQFRFQSYLRQHNRIHTGEKPFTCTECGKQCSTRKDLREHESIHTGEKPFTCTDCGKQFRFQSYLCQHNRIHTGEKSFTCTECGRQFRNQSHLHQHNRIHTGEKPFTCTECGKQFGSQSLLCQHQRIHTGEKPFTCKECGKSFSQKIILLKHQRIHTGEKPFTCTECGKQFSTQHTLDQHNKIHTGEKPFTCTECRKSFSRKSILLKHQRIHTGEKPFTCTECGKQFSTQHTLDQHNKIHTGEKPFTCTECRKSFSRKSFLLKHQRSHTGEKPFTCTECGKQFGTQGHLCQHERVFTG; encoded by the exons atggacagaggggcactgcccgctaccagcatggacagaggggcactgcccactacAAGCATGGACAGAggcgcactgcccactaccagcatggacagaggcgcactgcccactaccagcatggacagaggcgcactgcccactaccagcatggacagaggggcactgcccactaccagcatggacagaggggcactgcccactaccagcatggacagaggggcactgcccactaccagcatggacagaggggcactgcccactaccagcatggacagaggggcactgcccactaccagcatggacagaggggcactgcccactaccagcatggacagcggggctctgcccactaccagcatggacagaggggcactgtccactaccagcatggacagaggggcactgcccactaTCAGCATGGATCCACGCCTGTTAA GTTTCCCAGTGATTGTAccggagaggttagagattaagtcagaggaAGAAGATCCGAACACTGAGGAACATCTCACCCCAATAATGGGAGAAGTAGATACATTTCCTGTTGGTG AGAACTTCGTGAATGATGAGCAGAACTGGAGCTCTGCTTTATCAAGAAGCTGGTTGATTCATCGCAGCCCTGAAGTTCCAAAAACGAATGATTCCTGCCACATGTTGGACACGTGCAAGAAACCAGTGCCACATGATGAATTCACAGGccttgtacagcacacagcacacactgactcGAAGTATGGATCAAGTAAAAGATATGATAGAGATTCAAAAAGAAGCTGCGGTGCTCAGCTTTTTGTCTGTTGTAAATGTGGAAAAAGTTTCTCACTGGATagggacctgctcacacaccCCTGTGACGACACTAGGGACCAAACCTTTACCTGCACAGACTATGGGAAAAGTTTTTCATTGAAGGGGAAATTCCTTTCACACCAAAAGATTCACACAGTGGAGAAATATTTTAATTgcacagtgtggggggaaagGTTTTCTTGGAAGAGTCACTTCTGCAACcatgagagcatttacacagggGAGAAACGTTTCACTTGTACAGAGTGTGTGAAACAATCCAGTACTCAGTGCCACCTCAACCAACttgagaggattcacacaggtgagaaacctttcacatgtacagtgtgtgggaaacaattgAGTTCTCAGAGCTCCCTCCACCAACacgagaggattcacacaggagagaaacctttcacatgtacagagtgtgaaaAAAACTTTTCACAGAAGTGCAACCTCCTCAAACACCAGAAGATTCATACAGGGGAAAAAGAGTTCACATGTAAagaatgtgggaaacaattcagtactcgGAAAGACCTCACCGACCacgagaggattcacacaggtgagaaccctttcacatgtacagagtgtgggaaacaattcagtactcgGTGCAATCTCAACCAACACAAcaagattcacacaggggagaaacctttcacatgtacagagtgtgggaaaagcttttcaagGAAGAGCTTCCTCCTCAAACacgagaggattcacacaggtgagaaacctttcacatgtacagagtgtgggaaacaattcaataCTCAGAGCCACCTCTGCCAACACAACAGGATTCACACAggtgagaaacctttcacatgtacagcgtgtgggaaacaattcaattCTCAGAGCTACCTTCTCGAGCacaagaggattcacacaggggagaaacctttcgcatgtacagagtgtgggaaacaattccgtTTTCAGAGCTACCTCCGCCAACACAACAggattcacacaggagagaaacctttcacatgtacagaatgtGGGAAACAATGCAGTACTCGGAAAGACCTCCGCGAACATGAGAgtattcacacaggagagaaacctttcacatgtacagattgTGGGAAACAATTCCGTTTTCAGAGCTACCTCTGCCAACACaacaggattcacacaggggagaaatctttcacatgtacagaatgtGGGAGACAATTCCGTAATCAGAGCCACCTTCACCAACACAACagaattcacacaggggagaaacctttcacatgtacagaatgtGGGAAACAATTTGGTTCTCAGAGCCTCCTCTGCcaacaccagaggattcacacaggggagaaacctttcacatgtaaagagtgtgggaaaagcttttcacagaagatCATTCTCCTcaaacaccagaggattcacacaggggagaaacctttcacatgtacagaatgtgggaaacaattcagtactcaGCACACTCTCGACCAACACAAcaagattcacacaggggagaaacctttcacatgtacagagtgtaggaAAAGCTTTTCAAGGAAGAGCATCCTCCTcaaacaccagaggattcacacaggggagaaacctttcacatgtacagaatgtgggaaacaattcagtactcaGCACACTCTCGACCAACACAAcaagattcacacaggggagaaacctttcacatgtacagagtgtaggaAAAGCTTTTCAAGGAAGAGCTTCCTCCTCAAACACCAGAGGAGTCACACAggtgagaaacctttcacatgtacagaatgtGGGAAACAATTTGGTACTCAGGGCCACCTCTGCCAACACGAGAGGGTGTTCACAGGATAa